A region from the Brassica napus cultivar Da-Ae chromosome C8, Da-Ae, whole genome shotgun sequence genome encodes:
- the LOC125591665 gene encoding blue copper protein 1b-like, whose translation MSCSMGSSSSCFNVLLIMSLLVLSLSADAYKNYTVGESKGWFDIQERPSVNYQKWADSKSFSLGDFLIFNTDSNHSVVQTYDFKTYKSCDYNNNEDNSTREWSAAKPSATSPLPVSVKVPLVKEGSNYFFSGNYDGEQCKFGQHFMINVTHGQGLPALSSPDEDDETAPGPGQSSQSGDDEVAPDTIVPANFDHPKDIESDDGDSLVKGRKNSSSIAKYNLLCLVFMGLLASLF comes from the exons aTGTCATGCAGCATGGGATCTTCATCGTCTTGTTTTAATGTGTTACTCATCATGAGCCTTTTGGTTCTGAGTTTGTCAGCTGATGCATACAAGAACTACACTGTGGGTGAGTCCAAAGGATGGTTCGATATCCAGGAGAGACCCTCTGTAAACTATCAGAAATGGGCTGATTCCAAATCCTTTTCTTTGGGTGATTTCCTCA TATTCAACACAGATAGCAACCATTCAGTGGTGCAGACATATGACTTCAAAACATACAAATCTTGTGATTACAACAATAATGAAGACAATAGTACAAGAGAGTGGTCAGCTGCAAAACCTTCAGCAACATCTCCACTTCCGGTCTCGGTAAAAGTTCCTCTTGTCAAAGAAGGTTCCAATTATTTCTTCTCAGGAAACTATGATGGTGAACAATGCAAATTTGGACAGCATTTCATGATAAATGTAACACATGGTCAAGGCCTACCTGCTttatcatcaccagatgaagatgatgagacGGCTCCTGGACCAGGCCAATCTTCTCaatctggtgatgatgaagtTGCTCCTGATACCATAGTTCCAGCCAATTTTGACCATCCTAAAGATATTGAGAGTGATGATGGTGATAGTCTGGTTAAGGGTCGTAAAAATTCTTCTTCCATAgcaaaatataatttgttatgTTTAGTTTTTATGGGGTTATTGGCATCATTATTTTAG
- the LOC106383116 gene encoding palmitoyl-acyl carrier protein thioesterase, chloroplastic-like, with amino-acid sequence MVATSATSSFFPLPSSSLDPNGKTNKLTSTNFSGLNPIPNSSGRLKVKPNAQAPSKINGNNVSLPGSVHIVKTDNNHDLSQQHAPRTFINQLPDWSMLLAAITTVFLAAEKQWMMLDSKPRRSDMIMDPFGLGRIVQDGLVYRQNFDIRSYEIGADRSASIETVMNHLQETALNHVKSAGLLGDGFGSTPEMVKKNLIWVVTRMQVVVDKYPTWGDVVEVDTWVSKSGKNGMRRDWLVRDCNTGEILTRASSVWVMMNKVTRRLSKLPEEVRGEIEPYFVNSDPILAEDSRKLTKLDEKTADYVRSGLTPRWSDLDVNQHVNNVKYIGWILESAPVEMMEKHKLKSMTLEYRRECGRDSVLQSLTAVSGCDVGSLGTAGEVECQHLLRLQDGAEVVKGRTVWSSKTPSTTWDTTS; translated from the exons ATGGTGGCCACCTCTGCTACATCCTCATTCTTCCCTCTCCCATCTTCCTCTCTCGACCCTAATGGCAAAACCAACAAACTCACCTCCACCAACTTCTCTGGACTCAACCCCATACCAAACTCTTCCGGCAGGTTAAAGGTCAAACCAAACGCCCAAGCTCCATCCAAGATCAACGGCAATAATGTCTCCTTGCCAGGCTCAGTACACATCGTAAAGACTGATAATAACCACGATCTCTCGCAACAACACGCACCCAGAACGTTCATCAACCAGCTACCTGACTGGAGCATGCTTCTCGCCGCCATCACAACGGTCTTCTTAGCTGCTGAGAAACAGTGGATGATGCTTGACTCGAAACCGAGGCGTTCTGATATGATTATGGATCCGTTCGGGTTAGGGAGGATCGTTCAGGATGGGCTTGTGTACCGTCAGAACTTCGATATCAGGTCTTATGAAATAGGTGCTGATCGCTCTGCGTCTATAGAAACAGTCATGAACCACTTACAG GAAACGGCTCTCAACCATGTGAAGTCTGCTGGACTGCTGGGAGATGGGTTTGGTTCTACCCCTGAGATGGTTAAGAAGAACTTGATATGGGTCGTTACTCGTATGCAGGTTGTCGTTGATAAATATCCTACTTG GGGAGATGTTGTTGAAGTAGATACATGGGTTAGTAAGTCTGGGAAGAATGGTATGCGTCGTGATTGGCTTGTTCGGGATTGTAATACTGGAGAAATTTTAACAAGAGCATCAAG TGTGTGGGTGATGATGAATAAAGTGACAAGGAGATTATCAAAGCTTCCTGAAGAGGTTCGAGGGGAAATAGAGCCTTACTTTGTGAACTCTGACCCTATCCTTGCCGAGGACAGCAGAAAGTTAACAAAACTAGATGAGAAGACTGCTGACTATGTTCGCTCTGGTCTCACC CCGAGATGGAGTGACTTGGATGTTAACCAGCATGTTAACAACGTGAAGTACATTGGTTGGATACTCGAGAGTGCTCCAGTGGAGATGATGGAGAAGCATAAGCTGAAAAGCATGACTCTGGAGTATAGGAGGGAATGCGGGAGAGACAGTGTGCTTCAGTCTCTCACCGCGGTTTCGGGTTGCGATGTTGGTAGCCTCGGGACAGCTGGTGAAGTGGAATGTCAGCATTTGCTTCGACTCCAGGATGGAGCTGAAGTGGTGAAGGGACGAACAGTGTGGAGTTCCAAAACACCATCAACAACTTGGGACACTAcatcgtaa
- the LOC106383128 gene encoding RNA polymerase sigma factor sigB-like isoform X2 yields MSSCLLPQFKCPPDSFSIQFRTSHSVSKHNKGSVFFQPQCAVSTSPPLLTSVLDVAKIRLPSFDTDSNPRVSDRQWTYTGTIGPSTEAKYLEAETLLTSDESVVAAAAAEAVALARAAVKVAKDATLFRNSYNTKVLVSSTAAGEKRSKWDQFTEKERAGILGHLAVSDTGVVSDRIISPPAPDCNKESSHDLESDKKEVDVEEVSVSSAVRSTRQTERKARRAKGLEKTASCMQSSVKTSSSSRKKRVASQEIDHNDPLRYLRMTTSSSKLLTAREETELSEGIQDLLKLERLQAELTERCGHQPTFGQWASAAGVDQKTLRKRINHGTQCKDRMIKSNIRLVISIAKNYQGAGMNLQDLVQEGCRGLVRGAEKFDATKGFKFSTYAHWWIKQAVRKSLSDQSRMIRLPFHMVEATYRVKEARKQLYSETGQQPKNEEVAEATGLSMKRLMAVLLAPKPPRSLDQKIGINLNLKPSEVISDPEAETSEDILIKQFMREDLDKVLDSLSTREKQVIRWRFGMEDGRMKTLQEIGETMGVSRERVRQIESSAFRKLKNKKINNHLQQYLVSQ; encoded by the exons ATGtcttcttgtcttcttcctcagtTCAAGTGCCCTCCTGATTCTTTCTCTATCCAATTCAGAACCTCTCACTCTGTCT CAAAACACAATAAGGGTTCAGTCTTCTTCCAACCACAATGTGCAGTATCCACTTCACCGCCCTTGTTAACTTCCGTTCTTGATGTGGCCAAGATTAGACTACCTTCTTTTGATACTGATTCAAATCCAAGAGTATCAGACAGGCAATGGACTTATACAGGAACCATTGGTCCTTCCACTGAG GCGAAGTATTTAGAAGCTGAAACACTTCTCACAAGTGATGAATCAGTAGTTGCTGCAGCAGCAGCTGAAGCAGTGGCTCTTGCTAGAGCCGCTGTCAAAGTTGCAAAAGATGCCACATTGTTTAGAAACAGTTACAACACGAAAGTACTAGTCTCATCGACGGCCGCCGGGGAGAAACGGTCCAAGTGGGATCAGTTTACGGAGAAGGAACGTGCTGGCATATTGGGACATCTAGCGGTTTCAGACACTGGAGTTGTGAGTGATAGAATCATATCACCACCTGCACCTGATTGTAACAAAGAGTCTTCTCATGATTTAGAATCAGATAAAAAAGAAGTTGATGTGGAGGAGGTTTCAGTGAGTTCAGCTGTGAGATCTACACGCCAAACCGAAAGGAAAGCTCGGAGGGCAAAAGGGTTAGAGAAAACTGCATCATGTATGCAGTCTTCTGTGAAGACTAGTTCCAGCTCTAGAAAGAAACGTGTTGCTTCACAGGAGATTGACCATAATGATCCTTTGCGTTATCTAAGGATGACAACAAGCAGTTCGAAGCTTCTCACTGCCAGAGAAGAAACCGAGCTCTCTGAAGGAATACAG GATCTTCTGAAGCTGGAAAGGCTTCAAGCAGAGCTGACTGAGCGTTGCGGCCATCAGCCAACCTTTGGACAATGGGCTTCTGCTGCTGGAGTTGATCAAAAGACTTTGAGGAAACGTATAAATCACGGCACACAATGCAAGGACAGAATGATTAAAAGCAACATTCGTCTCGTCATTTCCATTGCCAAGAACTATCAAGGAGCTGGGATGAACCTCCAAGATCTTGTCCAG GAAGGATGCAGAGGGCTTGTGAGGGGTGCAGAGAAGTTTGATGCTACAAagggttttaaattttcaacTTATGCGCATTGGTGGATCAAGCAAGCAGTGAGGAAGTCTCTCTCTGATCAGTCCAGGATGATAAGATTGCCT TTTCACATGGTGGAAGCAACATACCGGGTGAAAGAGGCAAGAAAGCAACTGTACAGTGAAACAGGTCAGCAACCAAAGAATGAAGAAGTTGCAGAGGCGACAGGGCTATCGATGAAACGGCTCATGGCGGTTCTCCTCGCCCCTAAGCCTCCTAGGTCGTTAGACCAGAAGATCGGAATCAACCTAAACCTCAAACCTTCG GAAGTGATATCAGATCCTGAAGCGGAAACTTCAGAGGATATTCTGATAAAGCAGTTCATGAGGGAGGACTTGGACAAAGTGTTGGACTCGTTGAGTACAAGGGAGAAGCAGGTGATACGTTGGAGATTTGGGATGGAAGATGGGAGGATGAAGACGTTGCAAGAGATTGGCGAAACGATGGGTGTGAGCCGTGAGAGAGTGAGGCAGATCGAATCCTCTGCCTTCAGGAAactcaagaacaagaagatAAACAATCACTTGCAGCAATACTTGGTTTCACAATAA
- the LOC106383128 gene encoding RNA polymerase sigma factor sigB-like isoform X1, producing the protein MSSCLLPQFKCPPDSFSIQFRTSHSVSKHNKGSVFFQPQCAVSTSPPLLTSVLDVAKIRLPSFDTDSNPRVSDRQWTYTGTIGPSTEAKYLEAETLLTSDESVVAAAAAEAVALARAAVKVAKDATLFRNSYNTKVLVSSTAAGEKRSKWDQFTEKERAGILGHLAVSDTGVVSDRIISPPAPDCNKESSHDLESDKKEVDVEEVSVSSAVRSTRQTERKARRAKGLEKTASCMQSSVKTSSSSRKKRVASQEIDHNDPLRYLRMTTSSSKLLTAREETELSEGIQDLLKLERLQAELTERCGHQPTFGQWASAAGVDQKTLRKRINHGTQCKDRMIKSNIRLVISIAKNYQGAGMNLQDLVQKNASQEGCRGLVRGAEKFDATKGFKFSTYAHWWIKQAVRKSLSDQSRMIRLPFHMVEATYRVKEARKQLYSETGQQPKNEEVAEATGLSMKRLMAVLLAPKPPRSLDQKIGINLNLKPSEVISDPEAETSEDILIKQFMREDLDKVLDSLSTREKQVIRWRFGMEDGRMKTLQEIGETMGVSRERVRQIESSAFRKLKNKKINNHLQQYLVSQ; encoded by the exons ATGtcttcttgtcttcttcctcagtTCAAGTGCCCTCCTGATTCTTTCTCTATCCAATTCAGAACCTCTCACTCTGTCT CAAAACACAATAAGGGTTCAGTCTTCTTCCAACCACAATGTGCAGTATCCACTTCACCGCCCTTGTTAACTTCCGTTCTTGATGTGGCCAAGATTAGACTACCTTCTTTTGATACTGATTCAAATCCAAGAGTATCAGACAGGCAATGGACTTATACAGGAACCATTGGTCCTTCCACTGAG GCGAAGTATTTAGAAGCTGAAACACTTCTCACAAGTGATGAATCAGTAGTTGCTGCAGCAGCAGCTGAAGCAGTGGCTCTTGCTAGAGCCGCTGTCAAAGTTGCAAAAGATGCCACATTGTTTAGAAACAGTTACAACACGAAAGTACTAGTCTCATCGACGGCCGCCGGGGAGAAACGGTCCAAGTGGGATCAGTTTACGGAGAAGGAACGTGCTGGCATATTGGGACATCTAGCGGTTTCAGACACTGGAGTTGTGAGTGATAGAATCATATCACCACCTGCACCTGATTGTAACAAAGAGTCTTCTCATGATTTAGAATCAGATAAAAAAGAAGTTGATGTGGAGGAGGTTTCAGTGAGTTCAGCTGTGAGATCTACACGCCAAACCGAAAGGAAAGCTCGGAGGGCAAAAGGGTTAGAGAAAACTGCATCATGTATGCAGTCTTCTGTGAAGACTAGTTCCAGCTCTAGAAAGAAACGTGTTGCTTCACAGGAGATTGACCATAATGATCCTTTGCGTTATCTAAGGATGACAACAAGCAGTTCGAAGCTTCTCACTGCCAGAGAAGAAACCGAGCTCTCTGAAGGAATACAG GATCTTCTGAAGCTGGAAAGGCTTCAAGCAGAGCTGACTGAGCGTTGCGGCCATCAGCCAACCTTTGGACAATGGGCTTCTGCTGCTGGAGTTGATCAAAAGACTTTGAGGAAACGTATAAATCACGGCACACAATGCAAGGACAGAATGATTAAAAGCAACATTCGTCTCGTCATTTCCATTGCCAAGAACTATCAAGGAGCTGGGATGAACCTCCAAGATCTTGTCCAG aaaaatgcATCACAGGAAGGATGCAGAGGGCTTGTGAGGGGTGCAGAGAAGTTTGATGCTACAAagggttttaaattttcaacTTATGCGCATTGGTGGATCAAGCAAGCAGTGAGGAAGTCTCTCTCTGATCAGTCCAGGATGATAAGATTGCCT TTTCACATGGTGGAAGCAACATACCGGGTGAAAGAGGCAAGAAAGCAACTGTACAGTGAAACAGGTCAGCAACCAAAGAATGAAGAAGTTGCAGAGGCGACAGGGCTATCGATGAAACGGCTCATGGCGGTTCTCCTCGCCCCTAAGCCTCCTAGGTCGTTAGACCAGAAGATCGGAATCAACCTAAACCTCAAACCTTCG GAAGTGATATCAGATCCTGAAGCGGAAACTTCAGAGGATATTCTGATAAAGCAGTTCATGAGGGAGGACTTGGACAAAGTGTTGGACTCGTTGAGTACAAGGGAGAAGCAGGTGATACGTTGGAGATTTGGGATGGAAGATGGGAGGATGAAGACGTTGCAAGAGATTGGCGAAACGATGGGTGTGAGCCGTGAGAGAGTGAGGCAGATCGAATCCTCTGCCTTCAGGAAactcaagaacaagaagatAAACAATCACTTGCAGCAATACTTGGTTTCACAATAA
- the LOC106385051 gene encoding syntaxin-related protein KNOLLE-like, with protein MNDLMTKSFTSYVDLKKAAMKDLESGPDLEMSNKTDENLSSFLEEAEKVKSEMALIEAALSRISRYNDESKSAHRSESVKSLRDKISNEIVSGLRKAKSIKTTLEEMDRANREIKRLSGTNPVYRSRVAVTNGLRKKLKEVMMEFQELRQRMMSEYKETVERRYFTVTGERPDEEMIEKIVTDGGEEFLTRAIQEHGRGKVLETVVEIQDSHDAAKEIEKSLLELHQVFLDMAVMVEAQGEQMDEIEHHVMNAGHYVKDGAKELKTAKNHQRSSRKWMCIGVIVLLLIILVVVIPIITSFTSS; from the coding sequence aTGAACGATCTAATGACGAAGTCCTTCACGAGCTACGTCGACCTAAAGAAAGCAGCGATGAAGGATCTAGAATCAGGTCCCGATCTCGAGATGTCGAACAAAACCGACGAGAACCTCTCCTCCTTCCTCGAAGAAGCCGAGAAAGTCAAATCGGAGATGGCTCTGATCGAGGCCGCGCTCTCTCGGATCTCGCGCTACAACGACGAGAGCAAATCCGCGCACAGATCCGAATCCGTGAAGTCTCTCCGCGACAAGATCTCCAACGAGATCGTCTCCGGTTTACGCAAAGCGAAATCGATTAAGACCACTCTCGAGGAGATGGATAGAGCGAACCGGGAGATTAAACGGTTATCCGGAACAAATCCGGTTTACAGAAGCAGAGTGGCTGTAACCAACGGTTTAAGGAAAAAGCTAAAAGAAGTGATGATGGAGTTTCAGGAGCTGAGGCAAAGGATGATGAGCGAGTATAAAGAGACCGTTGAGAGACGGTACTTCACTGTGACTGGTGAGAGACCTGACGAGGAGATGATTGAGAAGATCGTTACCGATGGAGGTGAAGAGTTTCTAACTAGAGCCATTCAGGAGCATGGGAGAGGGAAGGTGTTGGAGACTGTTGTTGAGATTCAGGACAGCCACGACGCGGCCAAGGAGATTGAGAAGAGTTTGTTGGAGCTTCACCAGGTGTTTTTGGATATGGCGGTGATGGTTGAAGCGCAGGGGGAGCAGATGGATGAGATCGAGCATCATGTGATGAACGCGGGTCATTATGTTAAAGATGGGGCTAAGGAGCTTAAGACGGCGAAGAATCATCAGAGAAGCAGTAGGAAATGGATGTGTATTGGTGTTATTGTGTTGCTTTTGATCATTCTTGTTGTTGTCATCCCTATCATTACTAGTTTCACCTCTTCTTGA
- the LOC106383278 gene encoding leucine-rich repeat receptor-like protein kinase PXL1 — protein MTIPQLFFLFCYIASSLVSSETLQEQQILLAIKSDLFDPSNNLKDWKRPENATESVHCRWTGVHCDLNGFVANLLLPSMNLSGNISDQIQRFPSLQVLDLSNNAFECPLPKSLSNLTSLKVFDVSVNSFFGTFPYGLGMASGLTHVNASSNNFSGFLPEDLGNATKLEVLDFRGGYFEGSVPSSFKSLKKLKFLGLSGNNLSGKLPKVIGELSSLETIILGYNGFTGEIPEEFGKLTNLQYLDLAVGNLTGPIPSSLGQLKELTTVYLYQNRLNGKIPRELGNITSLVFLDLSDNQITGDIPTEVAELKSLQLLNLMRNQLTGTIPSKIAELPHLEVLELWQNSLVGSLPPDLGKSSPLKWLDVSSNKLTGDIPSGLCYYRNLTKLILFNNSFSGQIPEDIFSCPTLVRVRIQKNLISGTIPAGSGDLPMLQHLELAKNNLTGQVPDDITSSKSLSFIDISFNHLSSLPYSIFSSPNLQTFIASHNSFAGNIPNQIQDRPSLSVLDLSFNCFSGQIPERIASFEKLVSLNLKSNDLVGEIPQALAGMHMLAILDLSHNSLTGNIPQSLGASPTLEMLNVSYNKLTGPVPSNGLFAAINPNDLVGNDNLCGGVLPPCSKSLALSANPGRNRIHLHHAIFGFIVGTAVILSLGMIFLAGRWVYRRWDLYSNFAREYLFCKQPQEEWPWRLVAFQRLCFTAGDILSHIKEANIIGMGAMGIVYKAEVMRRPLLTVAVKKLWRSPSPDIEDHHHHNIQDEDNDDILKEVNLLGNLRHRNIVKILGYIHNEREVMMVYEFMPNGNLGTALHSKDDNKFLLRDWLSRYNVAVGVVQGLNYLHNDCYPPIIHRDIKSNNILLDSSLEARIADFGLAKMMLHKNETVSMVAGSYGYIAPEYGYALKIDEKSDIYSLGVVMLELVTGKMPIDPSFEESIDVVEWIRRKVKRGEGLEEVLDPSVAGECRHVIEEMLLALRIALLCTAKLPKDRPSIRDVMTMLAEAKPRRKSVSHGGDLPVFRNSPVVGLI, from the coding sequence atGACGATACCTCaacttttctttctcttctgttaCATTGCTTCCTCTCTTGTTTCTTCTGAAACACTTCAAGAACAACAGATCTTGTTGGCCATTAAGTCAGACCTGTTTGATCCTTCTAACAATCTCAAAGATTGGAAGAGACCTGAGAATGCTACCGAGTCCGTTCATTGTCGATGGACCGGAGTTCACTGCGATCTAAATGGCTTTGTAGCTAATCTTCTTCTCCCCAGCATGAATCTCAGTGGAAACATCTCAGATCAGATTCAGAGATTCCCTTCTCTGCAAGTCCTTGATCTCAGCAACAATGCATTCGAGTGCCCTCTTCCTAAATCTCTCTCTAACCTCACTTCCTTGAAAGTCTTCGACGTGAGTGTGAACAGCTTCTTTGGAACCTTCCCTTATGGTCTAGGAATGGCCAGTGGTCTTACACACGTCAACGCCTCGAGCAACAATTTCTCCGGGTTTCTCCCTGAAGATCTCGGCAACGCGACTAAGCTCGAGGTTTTGGACTTTCGTGGAGGTTACTTTGAAGGCTCCGTGCCTTCTTCTTTCAAGAGTCTCAAGAAGCTGAAGTTCCTCGGTCTTTCGGGGAATAACTTGAGCGGGAAGCTACCGAAAGTGATCGGTGAGCTCTCTTCCTTGGAGACAATCATTCTTGGCTACAACGGCTTCACAGGTGAGATTCCAGAAGAGTTTGGGAAGCTGACAAACCTTCAGTACCTAGATTTGGCTGTCGGGAACCTCACCGGCCCGATTCCATCTTCCTTGGGACAGCTGAAAGAGCTTACAACGGTTTATCTCTACCAGAACCGTCTCAATGGGAAGATCCCTCGAGAACTCGGTAACATCACTTCCCTGGTGTTTCTTGATCTCTCTGATAACCAGATCACAGGAGACATACCAACGGAAGTAGCTGAGTTGAAGAGTCTCCAGCTTCTGAATCTGATGAGGAATCAACTCACGGGAACCATTCCCTCGAAGATCGCTGAGTTGCCACACCTAGAGGTTCTCGAGCTGTGGCAGAACTCTCTGGTGGGCTCCTTACCTCCGGATCTCGGCAAGAGCTCGCCTTTGAAATGGCTAGACGTCTCATCAAACAAGCTAACGGGCGACATCCCATCCGGATTGTGCTATTACAGAAACCTCACCAAGCTCATTCTCTTCAACAACTCGTTCTCAGGACAGATTCCAGAGGACATCTTCTCGTGTCCGACTTTGGTCCGTGTCCGAATCCAGAAAAATCTCATCTCCGGGACAATACCAGCTGGCTCGGGTGACTTACCAATGCTTCAGCATCTAGAGCTAGCTAAAAACAACCTCACCGGTCAAGTCCCAGATGACATTACATCGTCCAAATCTCTTTCATTCATAGACATATCCTTTAACCATCTCTCATCCCTACCTTACTCCATTTTCTCAAGTCCTAACCTCCAAACGTTCATCGCCTCACATAACAGCTTCGCTGGAAACATACCCAACCAGATTCAGGATCGTCCTTCTTTGTCCGTCCTCGATCTCTCCTTCAACTGTTTCTCAGGCCAAATCCCGGAGAGGATCGCTTCCTTTGAGAAACTAGTGAGTCTAAACCTCAAGAGCAACGACTTGGTAGGAGAGATCCCTCAGGCATTAGCCGGGATGCACATGTTGGCTATACTCGACCTCTCGCACAACTCTCTAACCGGGAACATACCGCAGAGCTTGGGAGCCTCACCAACGCTGGAGATGCTGAACGTGTCATACAACAAACTCACAGGCCCCGTTCCTTCGAACGGCCTCTTCGCAGCCATAAACCCAAACGACCTCGTGGGAAACGATAACTTATGCGGCGGAGTTCTACCTCCTTGCTCAAAGAGCCTAGCTTTGTCAGCAAACCCCGGGAGAAATAGAATCCACTTGCATCACGCGATCTTCGGGTTCATAGTCGGAACAGCAGTAATCTTGTCTCTCGGAATGATCTTCTTGGCAGGGAGATGGGTATACAGAAGATGGGATCTTTACAGCAACTTCGCCAGAGAGTACCTCTTCTGCAAACAGCCTCAAGAGGAATGGCCGTGGAGACTCGTGGCCTTCCAGAGACTATGCTTCACAGCGGGAGACATCTTATCACACATCAAAGAAGCAAACATAATCGGAATGGGAGCCATGGGGATAGTCTACAAAGCAGAAGTCATGAGACGTCCGTTACTAACAGTAGCGGTTAAAAAACTTTGGAGGTCACCATCACCAGACATCGAAGACCACCATCATCATAATATTCAAGACGAAGACAACGACGACATACTCAAAGAAGTAAACCTCCTAGGTAACCTTAGACACCGCAACATTGTTAAAATCCTCGGCTACATTCACAACGAGAGAGAAGTGATGATGGTATACGAGTTCATGCCCAACGGCAACTTAGGCACAGCGTTACATTCGAAAGACGATAACAAATTCTTGTTAAGAGATTGGCTATCTCGTTACAACGTCGCCGTTGGAGTCGTTCAGGGACTCAACTACTTGCACAACGACTGCTACCCACCGATCATCCACAGAGACATTAAATCGAACAACATATTGCTGGATTCGAGCCTCGAGGCGAGGATAGCCGACTTCGGATTGGCGAAGATGATGCTGCACAAGAACGAGACGGTCTCCATGGTGGCGGGATCGTACGGGTACATAGCTCCAGAGTACGGTTACGCGCTGAAGATTGATGAGAAGAGTGATATATACAGTCTCGGCGTGGTGATGCTCGAGCTGGTGACTGGGAAGATGCCGATAGATCCTTCGTTCGAGGAGTCGATCGATGTTGTTGAGTGGATCAGGAGGAAGGTGAAGAGAGGGGAGGGGTTGGAGGAGGTGCTTGATCCGAGTGTTGCTGGAGAGTGTAGGCATGTGATTGAGGAGATGCTTTTGGCGCTGAGGATCGCGCTTCTGTGTACCGCGAAGCTTCCGAAGGATAGGCCGTCGATTAGGGATGTGATGACGATGCTCGCGGAGGCGAAACCGCGGCGGAAGAGTGTGAGTCACGGTGGGGATCTGCCGGTTTTTAGAAACTCGCCGGTGGTGGGGTTGATTTAG